The following coding sequences are from one Candidatus Aminicenantes bacterium window:
- a CDS encoding aldolase/citrate lyase family protein yields MAKPFKVALKEDAPQIGLLLSLPSPEIVEICVEAGFDWLFLDMEHGLLDFIITQRMIQAAAGRASCIVRVPANEPVWISKALDLGADGLIFPHINTAEEAAACVRAALYPPLGARSIGIARGQGYGVRVKETVAGANADVTLIAQAEHIDAARHIESILEVPGIDAVFIGPFDLSASLGLPGKIDDVRVQDAIGTILAASRIRRIPAGIFAAVPEAARAACTRGFSFVCAGTDSSLLARTAKETVDIVRSR; encoded by the coding sequence ATGGCCAAGCCTTTTAAAGTCGCCCTCAAGGAAGACGCCCCGCAAATCGGGCTTCTCCTCTCCCTCCCCTCGCCCGAGATCGTCGAGATCTGCGTCGAGGCGGGCTTCGATTGGCTGTTCCTCGACATGGAGCACGGCTTGCTGGACTTCATCATCACCCAGCGCATGATCCAGGCCGCCGCCGGACGCGCGTCTTGCATCGTCCGGGTCCCGGCCAACGAGCCGGTTTGGATCAGCAAGGCCCTCGACCTCGGCGCCGACGGTCTCATCTTTCCCCACATCAACACGGCCGAGGAAGCTGCCGCGTGCGTGCGGGCGGCGCTCTATCCCCCGCTCGGAGCCCGGAGCATCGGCATCGCCCGCGGCCAGGGGTATGGCGTCAGGGTCAAGGAGACCGTGGCAGGCGCCAACGCCGACGTCACCCTGATCGCCCAGGCCGAGCACATCGACGCGGCCCGCCACATCGAGTCGATCCTGGAAGTGCCCGGCATCGACGCGGTGTTCATCGGCCCCTTCGACCTTTCGGCCAGCCTGGGCCTTCCGGGCAAAATCGACGACGTCCGCGTCCAGGATGCCATCGGCACCATTTTAGCCGCCTCGAGGATCAGGCGCATCCCGGCCGGCATCTTCGCCGCCGTCCCGGAAGCGGCCAGGGCAGCCTGCACCCGGGGATTCTCGTTCGTTTGCGCCGGCACGGATTCGTCGCTGTTGGCGAGGACGGCGAAAGAGACGGTCGACATCGTCCGCAGCCGATAA